The proteins below are encoded in one region of Streptomyces marianii:
- a CDS encoding substrate-binding domain-containing protein, whose protein sequence is MNTQMRRVAVAVSAAAMAVSLAACGSAKESGENGAKTGAAKGDALKIGLLLPENQTARYEKFDKPLIEKKISELTNGKAEVVYANAKQDATLQTQQVDTMITNKVDALIVDAVDSKAIAGGVKKAKEAGIPVVAFDRLAEGPIDAYTSFDNEEVGKVQGEALLKALGDKPKSGQIVMMNGSVTDPNAALFKKGAHSVLDGKVNVGKEYDTKEWKPENANANMEAAISALGKDKIVGVYSANDGMAGGIITALKAGGFDKLPPVTGQDAELAGVQRIVSGEQFMSVYKPYAPEAAAAAEMAVALAKGQSLDAIATSKVDSPTAKGIPSVLVPVVSLTKDNIKESVIADGVYTAAEICTPKFKAACDAIGLK, encoded by the coding sequence ATGAACACGCAGATGCGTCGCGTCGCCGTGGCAGTGAGCGCCGCCGCGATGGCCGTGTCCCTCGCCGCCTGCGGCAGCGCCAAGGAGTCCGGCGAGAACGGCGCCAAGACCGGTGCCGCCAAGGGTGACGCCCTCAAGATCGGTCTCCTGCTCCCGGAGAACCAGACCGCGCGCTACGAGAAGTTCGACAAGCCGCTCATCGAGAAGAAGATCAGCGAGCTGACGAACGGCAAGGCGGAGGTCGTCTACGCCAACGCCAAGCAGGACGCGACGCTGCAGACGCAGCAGGTCGACACGATGATCACCAACAAGGTCGACGCGCTGATCGTGGACGCGGTGGACTCCAAGGCCATCGCGGGCGGTGTGAAGAAGGCGAAGGAGGCCGGCATCCCGGTCGTCGCCTTCGACCGCCTCGCCGAGGGCCCCATCGACGCCTACACCTCCTTCGACAACGAGGAGGTCGGCAAGGTCCAGGGCGAGGCCCTACTCAAGGCGCTGGGCGACAAGCCCAAGAGCGGCCAGATCGTCATGATGAACGGCTCCGTCACCGACCCGAACGCCGCGCTCTTCAAGAAGGGCGCCCACAGCGTCCTCGACGGCAAGGTGAACGTCGGCAAGGAGTACGACACCAAGGAGTGGAAGCCGGAGAACGCCAACGCCAACATGGAGGCGGCGATCTCGGCCCTCGGCAAGGACAAGATCGTCGGCGTCTACTCCGCGAACGACGGCATGGCGGGCGGCATCATCACCGCCCTGAAGGCCGGCGGCTTCGACAAGCTCCCGCCGGTCACCGGCCAGGACGCCGAGCTCGCCGGTGTGCAGCGCATCGTCTCGGGCGAGCAGTTCATGAGCGTCTACAAGCCGTACGCCCCGGAGGCCGCCGCGGCCGCCGAGATGGCCGTGGCGCTCGCCAAGGGCCAGAGCCTGGACGCGATCGCCACGTCCAAGGTCGACAGCCCGACCGCCAAGGGCATCCCGTCGGTGCTCGTCCCGGTCGTCTCGCTGACCAAGGACAACATCAAGGAATCGGTCATCGCGGACGGCGTCTACACCGCCGCCGAGATCTGCACCCCGAAGTTCAAGGCCGCCTGCGACGCGATCGGCCTGAAGTAG
- a CDS encoding ROK family transcriptional regulator, which yields METPGSQTSLHRANLERVVRAVRLAGSLTQAEIARSTGLSAATVSNIVRELKDGGTVEVTPTSAGGRRARSVSLSGDAGIVVGVDFGHTHLRVAIGNLAHQVLAEESEPLDVDASSAQGFDRAEQLVKRLIEATGIGQDKIVGVGLGVPGPIDVETGTLGSTAILPGWSGINPSEELSGRLGVPVYVDNDANLGALGELVWGSGRGVGDLAYIKVAGGVGAGLVIAGQIYRGPGGTAGEIGHITLDESGPVCRCGNRGCLETFAAAPYVLPLLRPSHGPDLTMERVVQLAREGDPGCRRVVSDVGRHIGSGVANLCNLLNPSRVVLGGSLAEAGELVLAPIRESVSRYAIPSAARRLSVLPGALGSRAEVLGALALVLSEMGDSTLLDSSVPAGTPAFT from the coding sequence ATGGAGACTCCGGGGTCGCAGACATCTCTGCATCGGGCCAATCTCGAGCGGGTCGTACGCGCCGTGCGGCTGGCCGGGTCGCTCACCCAGGCCGAGATCGCCAGGAGCACGGGCCTGTCCGCCGCGACCGTCTCCAACATCGTCCGCGAGCTGAAGGACGGCGGGACCGTCGAGGTCACGCCCACCTCCGCGGGCGGCCGCCGGGCCCGCAGCGTCTCGCTCAGCGGGGACGCCGGCATAGTCGTCGGCGTCGACTTCGGCCATACGCACCTGCGCGTCGCCATCGGCAACCTGGCCCACCAGGTCCTCGCCGAGGAGTCCGAGCCGCTCGACGTGGACGCCTCCTCCGCGCAGGGCTTCGACCGGGCGGAACAGCTGGTCAAACGGCTTATCGAGGCCACCGGAATCGGCCAGGACAAGATCGTCGGAGTGGGGCTGGGCGTGCCCGGGCCGATCGACGTGGAGACCGGCACGCTGGGCTCCACCGCGATCCTGCCGGGCTGGAGCGGCATCAATCCCAGCGAGGAGCTCTCCGGCCGACTGGGCGTGCCCGTGTACGTCGACAACGACGCCAACCTCGGCGCCCTGGGCGAACTGGTCTGGGGCAGCGGCCGCGGGGTCGGGGACCTGGCCTACATCAAGGTCGCCGGCGGTGTCGGCGCCGGACTCGTCATAGCGGGCCAGATCTACCGTGGCCCCGGCGGTACGGCGGGGGAGATCGGGCACATCACACTGGACGAGTCGGGGCCCGTCTGCCGCTGCGGCAACCGGGGCTGCCTGGAGACCTTCGCGGCGGCCCCCTACGTGCTGCCGCTCCTCCGGCCGAGTCACGGCCCGGACCTGACCATGGAACGGGTCGTGCAGCTGGCGCGGGAGGGCGATCCGGGCTGCCGCCGGGTCGTCTCCGACGTCGGCCGGCACATCGGAAGCGGTGTGGCCAACCTGTGCAACCTGCTGAACCCCAGCAGGGTGGTCCTCGGAGGCAGTCTGGCGGAGGCCGGGGAGCTGGTCCTCGCGCCGATACGCGAGTCCGTCTCCCGGTACGCCATCCCCAGCGCCGCCCGCCGGCTCTCCGTCCTTCCGGGGGCACTGGGAAGCCGGGCCGAGGTGCTGGGGGCACTGGCCCTCGTACTCAGCGAAATGGGTGATTCGACACTTCTGGACAGCTCGGTACCGGCCGGGACGCCTGCCTTCACTTAG
- a CDS encoding carbohydrate ABC transporter permease codes for MKTTETSPAGTAEPLPHVVRTDLPGAKPKAGKRGDGRILNVFSHGMLVLWAFMVVMPLLWAVMTSFKDDNAIFSSPWSLPDRLHFENWSRAWGQAHMSDYFLNTVLVVAGSLAGTLLLGSMAAYVLARFDFPGNRFIYFLFIGGMSFPIMLALVPLFYVMNNIQLLNTIHGLILVYIAYSLPFTVFFLTAFFRTLPTSVAEAALIDGASHTRTFFQVMLPMAKPGLISVGIFNFLGQWNQYMLPTVLNTEQENKVLSQGLVQLAVSQGYKGDWSGLFAGLVMAMLPVLAAYVVFQRQVVAGLTAGALK; via the coding sequence ATGAAGACGACCGAAACCTCTCCCGCCGGCACCGCGGAGCCCCTGCCGCACGTGGTGAGGACCGATCTGCCCGGCGCGAAACCGAAGGCGGGGAAGCGCGGCGACGGCAGGATCCTCAACGTCTTCTCGCACGGAATGCTGGTCCTCTGGGCCTTCATGGTCGTCATGCCGCTGCTGTGGGCGGTGATGACGTCCTTCAAGGACGACAACGCGATCTTCAGCTCGCCGTGGTCGCTGCCGGACCGGCTCCACTTCGAGAACTGGTCCCGTGCCTGGGGCCAGGCGCACATGAGCGACTACTTCCTGAACACCGTTCTGGTGGTCGCCGGCTCCCTCGCGGGCACCCTTCTGCTGGGCTCGATGGCGGCGTACGTCCTCGCCCGGTTCGACTTCCCGGGCAACCGCTTCATCTACTTCCTCTTCATCGGGGGGATGAGCTTCCCGATCATGCTCGCGCTGGTCCCGTTGTTCTACGTCATGAACAACATTCAGCTCCTGAACACGATCCACGGCCTGATCCTGGTCTACATCGCCTACTCGCTGCCGTTCACCGTGTTCTTCCTGACCGCCTTCTTCCGTACGCTGCCGACCTCGGTGGCGGAGGCGGCGCTGATCGACGGGGCCTCGCACACCCGGACGTTCTTCCAGGTCATGCTGCCGATGGCCAAGCCCGGTCTGATCAGCGTCGGGATCTTCAACTTCCTGGGCCAGTGGAACCAGTACATGCTGCCGACGGTGCTGAACACCGAGCAGGAGAACAAGGTGCTGTCCCAGGGCCTGGTGCAGCTGGCCGTCAGCCAGGGGTACAAGGGGGACTGGTCGGGCCTGTTCGCGGGCCTGGTGATGGCGATGCTGCCGGTGCTGGCCGCGTACGTCGTCTTCCAGCGCCAGGTCGTCGCGGGCCTCACGGCGGGTGCCCTGAAGTAG
- a CDS encoding carbohydrate ABC transporter permease, producing the protein MQHGKYRFIVGFLAAPLALYALFVLWPFVQSIYYSFTDWTGLSPDFSMVGFDNYARLWGDDVFWKSLRHSLLFALLLPVVTIGLALFFAFMINVGGRHRRGAAVSGVRGSSFYKIAYFFPQVLSIAIVALLFQFAYNPESGAINSGLKAIGLGDVQPLWLGDPDLALWCVMAVLVWSTVGFFVVLFSAGMASIPKDFYEAALLDGASRITTFFRITLPLLWDTIQSGWVYMGILALGAESFAVVQIMTTGPGGPDYSTTVMVLYVYQSAFRDGAAAYATTIGVALLVVTLAFAAVVMKLGRRERLEY; encoded by the coding sequence ATGCAGCACGGCAAGTACCGGTTCATCGTGGGGTTCCTGGCGGCGCCCCTGGCGCTGTACGCGCTCTTCGTGCTCTGGCCGTTCGTCCAGTCCATCTACTACTCGTTCACGGACTGGACCGGTCTGAGCCCGGACTTCTCCATGGTCGGCTTCGACAACTACGCACGGCTGTGGGGCGACGACGTCTTCTGGAAGTCGCTCCGGCACAGCCTGCTGTTCGCGCTGCTGCTGCCGGTGGTGACGATCGGCCTCGCCCTGTTCTTCGCCTTCATGATCAACGTCGGCGGGCGGCACCGGAGGGGGGCCGCGGTCTCCGGGGTGCGGGGGTCGTCGTTCTACAAGATCGCCTACTTCTTCCCGCAGGTGCTGTCGATCGCGATCGTCGCCCTGCTCTTCCAGTTCGCGTACAACCCGGAGAGCGGAGCGATCAATTCCGGGCTCAAGGCGATCGGGCTCGGCGACGTCCAGCCGCTCTGGCTCGGTGACCCGGACCTCGCCCTGTGGTGTGTGATGGCGGTCCTCGTCTGGTCCACGGTCGGCTTCTTCGTCGTCCTCTTCTCCGCGGGTATGGCGTCGATCCCGAAGGACTTCTACGAGGCGGCGCTGTTGGACGGCGCGAGCAGGATCACCACCTTCTTCCGGATCACGCTGCCGCTGCTGTGGGACACCATCCAGTCGGGCTGGGTCTACATGGGCATCCTCGCGCTCGGCGCCGAGTCCTTCGCGGTGGTGCAGATCATGACGACGGGGCCCGGCGGTCCCGACTACTCGACCACGGTGATGGTGCTGTACGTGTACCAGTCGGCGTTCCGCGACGGTGCGGCGGCCTACGCGACCACGATCGGCGTCGCCCTGCTGGTCGTCACGCTGGCCTTCGCGGCCGTCGTGATGAAGCTGGGCCGGCGCGAGCGCCTGGAGTACTGA
- the ngcE gene encoding N-acetylglucosamine/diacetylchitobiose ABC transporter substrate-binding protein produces MGSTSGHSNGGLGRRDLIKRSAALGLVTIPTMSFLSACASGDGGAGGSKVEKGKVTKANPLGVNETAALEVVIFDGGFGQQYAIDAEKKYNAAFPKAPKVEHKATQKIQSELQPRFNGGTPPDLIDNSGAEQMDMGVLVGKKQLADLTPLLDAPSVDDPNKKVRDTLRPGIVEMGQFDGAPVWILYYAYTVYGVWYSQTALDRLDAQYPETWDEMLALCEKAKKQGIAGWTYAGKHPYYLPFSLYPFIAKIGGREVLDSIDNLEPNAWKHPAVKAAFEAYYELYKKGYVLKGTPGLDHIQSQTAWTKGKALFIPNGSWVENEAASTMPKDFNLAVSAPSGLDASDKMPFGTLWASGGEPFIVPAKAKNVEGGMEQLRIMLGEESSKNFTKQVKSLTAFNGGTDGIALTPGLKSGVAALEKAGGNVVNPRLQDWYVKLQKEQIGVAGLGEMMAGRLTPAEAVSKIQGFADRAAQDSSVKKYKHQ; encoded by the coding sequence ATGGGATCCACCTCCGGCCACTCGAACGGCGGTCTCGGCCGCCGCGACCTGATCAAGCGGTCCGCGGCGCTCGGCCTGGTCACCATTCCCACGATGAGCTTCCTTTCCGCCTGCGCGAGCGGCGACGGCGGAGCCGGCGGCTCCAAGGTCGAGAAGGGGAAGGTCACCAAGGCCAACCCGCTCGGCGTCAACGAGACCGCGGCCCTCGAAGTCGTCATCTTCGACGGGGGTTTCGGGCAGCAGTACGCGATCGACGCGGAGAAGAAGTACAACGCGGCCTTCCCCAAGGCCCCCAAGGTCGAGCACAAGGCCACCCAGAAGATCCAGTCCGAGCTCCAGCCCCGCTTCAACGGCGGCACCCCGCCGGACCTCATCGACAACTCCGGGGCCGAGCAGATGGACATGGGCGTCCTCGTCGGCAAGAAGCAGCTCGCCGACCTCACCCCGCTGCTGGACGCGCCCTCCGTCGACGACCCGAACAAGAAGGTCCGGGACACCCTGCGCCCCGGCATCGTCGAGATGGGCCAGTTCGACGGCGCGCCCGTGTGGATCCTCTACTACGCCTACACCGTCTACGGCGTCTGGTACTCGCAGACCGCGCTCGACCGGCTCGACGCGCAGTACCCCGAGACCTGGGACGAGATGCTCGCCCTGTGCGAGAAGGCGAAGAAGCAGGGCATCGCGGGCTGGACGTACGCCGGCAAGCATCCCTACTACCTCCCCTTCTCGCTCTACCCGTTCATCGCCAAGATCGGCGGTCGGGAGGTCCTGGACTCCATCGACAACCTGGAGCCGAACGCCTGGAAGCACCCGGCCGTCAAGGCCGCGTTCGAGGCGTACTACGAGCTCTACAAGAAGGGCTACGTCCTCAAGGGCACCCCGGGCCTGGACCACATCCAGTCACAGACCGCCTGGACCAAGGGCAAGGCGCTGTTCATCCCCAACGGCTCCTGGGTGGAGAACGAGGCGGCCAGCACCATGCCGAAGGACTTCAACCTGGCCGTCTCCGCGCCGTCCGGCCTGGACGCCTCGGACAAGATGCCCTTCGGCACCCTCTGGGCCTCCGGCGGTGAGCCGTTCATCGTCCCGGCGAAGGCGAAGAACGTCGAGGGCGGCATGGAACAGCTGCGCATCATGCTCGGCGAGGAGTCCTCGAAGAACTTCACCAAGCAGGTCAAGTCGCTGACCGCGTTCAACGGCGGAACCGACGGCATCGCGCTGACGCCGGGTCTGAAGTCGGGTGTCGCCGCGCTGGAGAAGGCCGGCGGGAACGTCGTCAACCCGCGTCTGCAGGACTGGTACGTCAAGCTCCAGAAGGAGCAGATCGGCGTGGCCGGTCTGGGCGAGATGATGGCCGGACGGCTCACCCCGGCCGAGGCCGTCAGCAAGATCCAGGGATTCGCCGACAGGGCTGCCCAGGACTCGTCCGTCAAGAAGTACAAGCACCAGTGA
- a CDS encoding GH92 family glycosyl hydrolase, with protein MRPRSSPRHPHARSAALVAAASLLVVTAQSAAVALPARPPAPAPEFSTSFEADEAQPDWRNTVDTGPDGAKRSDGVDGGFASGIPGNVTDKVVELRASGENAGAGETKENLVDLQPSTKWLTFEPTGWVEFDTDSPVRVVTYALTSANDVDERDPKDWTLKGSENGEDWTVLDTREGQTFEKRFQTKTYGIDPGKAGSYAHYRLEITRNNGASGIVQLADVQFSDGDTGSPVPEDMRSHVDRGPAGSPTAKANAGFTGKRALRYAGTHKPDGRAYSYNKVFDVDTAVRRDTELSYRIFPSMAETDLNYPATSVAVDLAFTDGTYLSDLRAVDSHGGLLTPRGQGAAKRLYVNQWNQVASRIGSVAAGKTVDRILVAYDAPKGPAKFQGWIDDVRIAPKPPEKRLARLSDYASTVRGTNSSGSFSRGNTFPATAVPHGFNFWTPVTNAGSLSWLYEYARANNADNLPTVQAFSASHEPSPWMGDRQTFQLMPSVAEGIPDTGRAARALPFRHEKETARPHYYGVTFENGLKAEITPTDHAAMMRFTYPGDHASVVFDNVTEQAGLTLDPQTRSFTGYSDVKSGLSTGATRLFVYGVFDAPVTSSASQGVKGHLRFDAGEDRTVTLRIATSLISVDQARENLAQEIPASASFGRVKDRAQDAWDDLLGRVEVEGATHDQLVTLYSSLYRLYLYPNSGFEKVDGKDRYASPFSPQTGPDTPTHTGAKIVDGRMYVNNGFWDTYRTTWPAYSFLTPKKAGELVDGFVQQYRDGGWISRWSSPGYADLMTGTSSDVAFADAYVKGVRGFDAEKAYEAALKNATVTPPHRGVGRKGMETSPFLGYASTETHEGLSWSLEGYLNDYGLSKMADALWAKTKKARYKDESAYFRNRARNYVTLFDKKAGFFQGRDLEGDWRVPSDTYDPRVWGYDYTETNGWGYAFTAPQDSRGLANLYGGRPALGKKLDTYFATPETASPEFVGSYGSVIHEMTEARDVRMGMYGHSNQVAHHVTYMYNAASQPWKTQEKVREVMSRLYTGSEIGQGYHGDEDNGEQSAWFLFSALGFYPLVMGSGEYAVGSPLFTKATVHLENGRELVVKAPRNSARNIYVQGLKVNGKRWNSTALPHALLARGGTLEFAMGPKPSRWGTGRAAAPVSVTEDDEVPSPRRDATSGTGALFDDTSGTETALEAAVDLPVAEGTRAVQYTLTSAARDKAPAGWVLQGSRDGTAWTDLDRRSGESFAWDRQTRVFTVARPGTYRQYRLVPAAGAAQSVLAEVELIS; from the coding sequence ATGCGGCCAAGATCCAGCCCCAGGCACCCCCACGCCCGCTCGGCCGCCCTGGTGGCGGCCGCTTCCCTGCTGGTGGTGACGGCGCAGTCGGCGGCCGTCGCCCTGCCCGCCCGTCCCCCGGCCCCCGCGCCGGAGTTCTCCACTTCGTTCGAGGCGGACGAGGCCCAGCCCGACTGGCGCAACACCGTGGACACGGGACCGGACGGCGCGAAGCGGTCCGACGGGGTCGACGGCGGCTTCGCCTCGGGCATACCGGGCAATGTCACCGACAAGGTCGTCGAACTGCGCGCCAGCGGCGAGAACGCCGGCGCCGGTGAGACCAAGGAGAACCTGGTCGACCTCCAGCCGTCCACCAAATGGCTCACGTTCGAACCGACCGGCTGGGTCGAGTTCGACACGGACAGCCCCGTCAGGGTCGTCACCTATGCGCTGACCTCGGCCAACGACGTCGACGAGCGCGACCCGAAGGACTGGACGCTCAAGGGCTCGGAGAACGGCGAGGACTGGACGGTCCTGGACACCCGCGAGGGCCAGACGTTCGAGAAGCGCTTCCAGACGAAGACGTACGGCATCGACCCGGGGAAGGCCGGCTCGTACGCGCACTACCGCCTGGAGATCACCCGCAACAACGGGGCCTCGGGCATCGTCCAGCTCGCCGACGTGCAGTTCTCCGACGGCGACACCGGCAGCCCGGTGCCGGAGGACATGCGCAGCCACGTCGACCGCGGTCCCGCCGGTTCCCCGACGGCGAAGGCCAACGCCGGCTTCACCGGCAAGCGCGCCCTGCGGTACGCGGGCACGCACAAACCGGACGGCCGCGCCTACTCGTACAACAAGGTCTTCGACGTCGACACGGCAGTGCGGCGGGACACCGAGCTGTCGTACCGCATCTTCCCTTCGATGGCCGAGACCGATCTCAACTACCCGGCCACCAGCGTGGCGGTCGACCTGGCGTTCACCGACGGCACCTATCTGAGCGACCTCCGGGCGGTGGACTCGCACGGCGGGCTGTTGACGCCGCGCGGCCAGGGTGCGGCGAAGCGGCTCTACGTCAACCAGTGGAACCAGGTCGCGTCCCGGATCGGCTCGGTGGCCGCGGGCAAGACCGTGGACCGGATCCTCGTGGCGTACGACGCGCCCAAGGGTCCGGCGAAGTTCCAGGGGTGGATCGATGACGTCCGCATCGCCCCGAAGCCGCCGGAGAAGCGGCTCGCCCGTCTGTCCGACTACGCCTCGACCGTGCGCGGCACCAACTCCAGCGGCTCGTTCTCGCGCGGCAACACCTTCCCGGCGACGGCTGTCCCGCACGGCTTCAACTTCTGGACGCCGGTGACCAACGCCGGCTCGCTGAGCTGGCTGTACGAGTACGCACGCGCCAACAACGCCGACAACCTGCCCACGGTGCAGGCGTTCAGCGCCAGCCACGAGCCGAGCCCGTGGATGGGCGACCGGCAGACCTTCCAGCTGATGCCGTCCGTCGCCGAGGGCATTCCGGACACGGGCCGCGCCGCCCGCGCCCTGCCCTTCCGCCACGAGAAGGAGACCGCCCGCCCGCACTACTACGGCGTGACGTTCGAGAACGGGCTGAAGGCGGAGATCACCCCCACCGACCACGCGGCGATGATGCGGTTCACCTACCCCGGCGACCACGCGTCGGTCGTCTTCGACAACGTCACGGAGCAGGCCGGGCTGACGCTCGATCCGCAGACCCGCTCCTTCACCGGCTACTCCGACGTGAAGAGCGGACTGTCCACGGGCGCCACCCGGCTGTTCGTGTACGGCGTCTTCGACGCGCCCGTCACCTCGTCCGCGTCCCAGGGCGTCAAGGGCCACCTCCGGTTCGACGCCGGTGAGGACCGCACGGTCACCCTGCGCATCGCCACCTCGCTGATCAGCGTCGACCAGGCCAGGGAGAACCTCGCGCAGGAGATCCCCGCGTCCGCGTCCTTCGGCCGCGTCAAGGACCGTGCGCAGGACGCCTGGGACGACCTGCTCGGCCGGGTCGAGGTCGAGGGCGCCACCCACGACCAGCTGGTGACCCTCTACTCCTCGCTCTACCGGCTGTACCTCTACCCGAACTCCGGGTTCGAGAAGGTCGACGGCAAGGACAGGTACGCCAGCCCCTTCTCGCCGCAGACCGGCCCGGACACCCCGACCCACACGGGCGCGAAGATCGTCGACGGCCGGATGTACGTCAACAACGGCTTCTGGGACACCTACCGGACGACCTGGCCGGCCTACTCCTTCCTCACCCCCAAGAAGGCGGGGGAACTGGTCGACGGATTCGTCCAGCAGTACCGGGACGGCGGCTGGATCTCCCGCTGGTCCTCCCCCGGCTACGCCGATCTGATGACCGGCACCTCCTCCGACGTCGCCTTCGCCGACGCCTATGTGAAGGGCGTCCGCGGCTTCGACGCGGAGAAGGCCTACGAGGCGGCGCTGAAGAACGCGACGGTGACCCCGCCGCACCGGGGCGTGGGGCGCAAGGGCATGGAGACCTCGCCGTTCCTCGGCTACGCCTCCACCGAGACGCACGAGGGCCTGTCGTGGTCGCTGGAGGGCTACCTCAACGACTACGGCCTGTCGAAGATGGCCGACGCCCTCTGGGCGAAGACGAAGAAGGCGCGCTACAAGGACGAGTCCGCGTACTTCCGGAACCGGGCCCGGAACTACGTGACGCTGTTCGACAAGAAGGCGGGATTCTTCCAGGGACGCGATCTCGAGGGCGACTGGAGGGTGCCGTCGGACACGTACGACCCCAGGGTCTGGGGCTACGACTACACCGAGACCAACGGCTGGGGCTATGCGTTCACCGCGCCGCAGGACAGCCGCGGTCTGGCGAATCTCTACGGCGGACGGCCGGCCCTCGGGAAGAAGCTCGACACCTATTTCGCCACCCCGGAGACGGCGTCACCGGAGTTCGTCGGCTCGTACGGCAGCGTCATCCACGAGATGACCGAGGCCCGTGACGTGCGGATGGGCATGTACGGGCACTCCAACCAGGTCGCCCACCACGTCACCTACATGTACAACGCGGCCTCGCAGCCGTGGAAGACGCAGGAGAAGGTGCGCGAGGTCATGTCCCGCCTCTACACCGGCAGCGAGATCGGGCAGGGCTACCACGGCGACGAGGACAACGGCGAGCAGTCGGCCTGGTTCCTGTTCTCCGCACTCGGCTTCTATCCGCTGGTGATGGGCAGTGGGGAGTACGCGGTCGGCTCGCCGCTCTTCACCAAGGCGACGGTCCACCTGGAGAACGGCCGCGAACTCGTGGTGAAGGCGCCCCGGAACAGCGCCCGCAACATCTACGTCCAGGGCCTGAAGGTGAACGGGAAGCGCTGGAACTCCACCGCCCTCCCGCACGCGCTGCTGGCGCGGGGCGGCACGCTGGAGTTCGCCATGGGGCCGAAGCCGTCGCGCTGGGGCACGGGCAGAGCCGCCGCGCCCGTCTCGGTCACCGAGGACGACGAGGTGCCCTCGCCCCGCCGCGACGCGACCAGCGGCACGGGCGCGCTCTTCGACGACACCTCCGGTACGGAGACGGCGCTGGAGGCGGCCGTGGACCTGCCGGTCGCGGAGGGCACCCGGGCCGTGCAGTACACGCTCACCTCGGCGGCCCGCGACAAGGCCCCGGCAGGCTGGGTGCTGCAGGGCTCCCGGGACGGCACCGCCTGGACCGATCTGGACCGGCGTTCCGGCGAGTCGTTCGCGTGGGACCGGCAGACACGGGTCTTCACGGTCGCGCGCCCCGGCACGTACCGGCAGTACCGGCTGGTCCCCGCCGCGGGTGCGGCGCAGTCGGTGCTCGCGGAGGTAGAACTGATCTCCTGA
- a CDS encoding ATP-binding protein yields MLPNPDEVHSQRELVAVLGLLKDRSGLTYRQLESRARRAGFRLPRSTVASTLARTTLPKEEFVTALVRACGADPATWQEAYRRVADLRPEADTGAHSVVTQPRQLPYCAPDLIGHERELSAVVDWLTSPHAQPPVTVITGPPGVGKSVLALRALRRVVAHYPDGQLYVELRCATPGAEPLPVDHVVTRLLRGLGIPPYQLPADISECTALLRSLLADRRVLGSVCGCDHQVVRVSSLSQIIEARRWRPAR; encoded by the coding sequence TTGCTGCCGAACCCGGACGAGGTGCACTCCCAGCGTGAACTCGTCGCGGTTCTCGGGCTGCTCAAGGATCGCAGCGGACTGACATATCGCCAGTTGGAGAGCCGCGCCAGGCGAGCGGGCTTCCGGCTGCCCCGCTCGACCGTCGCCTCCACGCTCGCCCGTACGACCCTGCCGAAGGAGGAGTTCGTCACGGCCCTCGTACGCGCTTGCGGGGCCGATCCGGCGACGTGGCAGGAGGCGTACCGGAGAGTCGCGGACCTGCGCCCAGAGGCGGACACCGGTGCGCACAGCGTCGTCACCCAACCGCGGCAGTTGCCGTACTGCGCGCCTGATCTTATCGGCCACGAGCGTGAGTTATCCGCTGTCGTGGACTGGCTGACCTCGCCGCACGCCCAGCCACCGGTCACCGTGATCACCGGCCCACCGGGCGTGGGGAAGTCCGTCCTCGCGCTGCGGGCCCTGCGCCGCGTCGTGGCCCACTACCCCGACGGCCAGCTGTACGTGGAGCTGCGCTGCGCAACTCCGGGAGCCGAACCGCTGCCCGTGGACCACGTCGTCACCAGGCTGCTGCGCGGCCTCGGCATCCCCCCGTATCAGCTGCCTGCCGACATCTCCGAGTGCACGGCCCTGCTTCGCAGCCTCCTCGCCGACCGCAGGGTCCTAGGGAGCGTATGTGGTTGTGATCATCAGGTGGTCCGGGTGAGCTCTCTGAGCCAGATCATCGAGGCGCGGAGGTGGAGGCCGGCGAGGTAG